The following are from one region of the Sphingomonas sp. J315 genome:
- a CDS encoding hemolysin family protein: MTDGPSSNGNGDSSGEGGIWRGLRSLLFGEEHEETLRERIEDAIDEAEEGKDGKPAKGDLSPLERKMLRNLLHFGERDAGDVGVPRADVIAVDEATSFAELVQIFAEAGHSRLPVYREKLDRVIGMIHIKDVFAVLAAGAGPPSKITDLMRQPLYVPQSMGTLDLLAQMQASRTHLAIVLDEYSGTEGLITIEDLVEEIVGEIDDEHDDAPEALWVPLDNGGWDADARAELEDVAAAIDPRLGEVEEDIETLGGLAFILAGHVPEAGECLRHPSGWTLEVLEADATRVRRLRLHPPEELVEAED; the protein is encoded by the coding sequence ATGACGGACGGCCCCAGTAGCAACGGGAACGGCGACAGTAGCGGCGAAGGCGGAATATGGCGCGGCCTTCGTTCCCTGCTCTTCGGCGAAGAGCATGAGGAAACACTGCGCGAGCGTATCGAGGATGCAATCGACGAGGCGGAAGAAGGCAAGGACGGCAAGCCCGCAAAGGGCGACCTTTCCCCGCTTGAGCGCAAGATGCTCCGCAATCTCCTCCATTTCGGTGAGCGCGACGCGGGCGATGTCGGCGTGCCGCGTGCCGACGTCATCGCGGTGGACGAAGCCACGAGCTTTGCCGAACTGGTCCAGATCTTTGCCGAAGCTGGCCATAGCCGCCTGCCGGTCTATCGCGAGAAGCTCGACCGCGTCATCGGCATGATCCATATCAAGGACGTGTTCGCGGTCCTTGCCGCCGGCGCCGGACCGCCGTCGAAGATCACCGACCTGATGCGCCAGCCGCTGTACGTCCCCCAGTCGATGGGCACGCTCGACCTGCTCGCCCAGATGCAGGCCAGCCGCACCCATCTCGCCATCGTGCTCGACGAATACTCGGGGACCGAGGGGCTGATCACGATCGAGGATCTGGTCGAGGAAATCGTCGGCGAGATCGACGACGAACATGACGACGCGCCCGAAGCCCTATGGGTGCCGCTCGACAATGGCGGCTGGGATGCCGATGCCCGCGCCGAGCTGGAGGATGTCGCCGCGGCGATCGACCCCCGGCTGGGTGAGGTCGAAGAGGATATCGAGACGCTCGGCGGGCTCGCCTTCATCCTGGCCGGACACGTTCCCGAAGCGGGCGAGTGCCTCAGGCACCCGAGCGGGTGGACGCTCGAAGTCCTGGAGGCCGACGCCACCCGCGTCCGCCGCCTGCGCCTGCATCCGCCCGAAGAACTAGTCGAAGCCGAGGACTGA
- the ybeY gene encoding rRNA maturation RNase YbeY, protein MLDVAVQAEPGWPELDWDALGAQAAAAAVAQTPFGYLAANEAMIEIAVRLTDDAEVHQLNAQYRQKDKPTNVLSFPMIEPDLIESLTQNSDDGEVILGDIILAHGVCAREAAEKGISAEQHATHLIVHGVLHLLGYDHQGDSEAEAMESMERAALATLGLPDPYLIRED, encoded by the coding sequence ATGCTTGATGTCGCAGTCCAGGCCGAACCTGGTTGGCCCGAACTCGACTGGGATGCGCTGGGCGCGCAGGCGGCTGCGGCGGCGGTCGCGCAGACGCCGTTCGGCTATCTCGCCGCCAACGAGGCGATGATCGAGATTGCAGTCCGGCTGACCGACGATGCCGAGGTGCATCAGCTCAATGCGCAATATCGGCAGAAGGACAAGCCGACCAACGTCCTGTCCTTTCCGATGATCGAACCCGACCTGATCGAATCGCTGACCCAGAATAGCGACGATGGCGAGGTGATTCTGGGCGACATCATCCTTGCGCACGGTGTCTGCGCGCGCGAGGCAGCGGAAAAGGGCATTTCGGCCGAACAGCATGCCACGCACCTGATTGTCCATGGGGTGCTGCATTTGCTAGGCTATGATCATCAGGGGGATTCCGAAGCCGAGGCGATGGAGTCGATGGAGCGCGCCGCGCTCGCAACCTTGGGGCTCCCTGACCCCTATCTGATACGCGAGGATTGA
- a CDS encoding PhoH family protein, producing MSRKPVPAQHGQRARVEVNFDRPQLLPQLFGEYDSNILALEERLGVYIHARGQRVVIEGSAEAVAHAREVLIELHSRVIRGEAIDTGLIDAVIAMSTEPMLTGIVRAENDESGTAPPIMIRTRNKTIVPRSLTQTTYMRALVSNDIIFALGPAGTGKTYLAVAQAVAQLITGSVKRLILSRPAVEAGERLGFLPGDMKDKVDPYLRPLYDALYDCLPAEQVERRIASGEIEIAPIAFMRGRTLADAFVILDEAQNTTPMQMKMFLTRFGRNSRMVVCGDPKQTDLPGGPSASGLNDAVGKLEGIEGMAFVRFGIGDVVRHPIVGRIVEAYEGGDNSPRAMILPERTSPDA from the coding sequence ATGAGCCGCAAGCCAGTCCCCGCCCAACATGGTCAGCGCGCCCGCGTCGAGGTCAATTTCGACCGCCCCCAGCTGCTCCCGCAACTGTTCGGCGAATATGACAGCAACATCCTCGCACTCGAGGAACGGCTCGGCGTCTATATCCATGCCCGGGGACAGCGCGTGGTGATCGAGGGGAGCGCCGAGGCCGTGGCGCATGCGCGCGAAGTCCTGATCGAGCTGCACAGCCGCGTTATCCGGGGTGAGGCGATCGACACCGGCCTGATCGATGCGGTGATCGCCATGTCGACCGAGCCGATGCTGACCGGCATCGTCCGCGCCGAGAATGACGAATCGGGCACCGCGCCGCCGATCATGATCCGGACGCGCAACAAGACGATCGTCCCGCGCTCGCTGACCCAGACGACGTACATGCGCGCGCTGGTCTCGAACGACATCATCTTCGCGCTCGGCCCGGCGGGCACCGGCAAGACCTATCTGGCGGTGGCGCAGGCGGTGGCCCAGCTCATCACCGGATCGGTCAAGCGCCTGATCCTGTCGCGCCCGGCGGTCGAGGCCGGCGAGCGACTCGGCTTCCTGCCCGGCGACATGAAGGACAAGGTCGATCCCTATCTGCGCCCGCTCTACGACGCGCTCTACGACTGTTTGCCCGCCGAGCAGGTCGAGCGGCGCATCGCCAGCGGCGAGATCGAGATCGCCCCGATCGCGTTCATGCGCGGCCGCACGCTGGCCGACGCCTTCGTGATTCTCGACGAGGCGCAAAACACCACGCCGATGCAGATGAAGATGTTCCTCACCCGCTTCGGCCGGAACAGCCGGATGGTGGTGTGCGGCGACCCCAAACAGACCGACCTGCCCGGCGGCCCGTCAGCGAGCGGCCTCAACGACGCGGTCGGCAAGCTCGAGGGGATCGAGGGCATGGCGTTCGTCCGCTTCGGCATCGGCGATGTCGTGCGCCACCCGATCGTCGGGCGCATCGTTGAGGCCTATGAGGGCGGGGACAATTCTCCAAGGGCGATGATTTTGCCAGAACGGACCTCGCCTGATGCTTGA
- a CDS encoding M61 family metallopeptidase gives MLDTPGPLGHLPAMNLTSTARLFALATPLLLATTALAQQAKDPGPNAPVSYELSFDNAAHREARIAVTYRQLKPGAVEFRMARSSPGRYAIHEFAKNVYSVSAKDGAGRELKIDRSDPYSWRVSGHDGTVTFAYTLYGDRGDGTYSQIDQTHAHLNMPATLIWAKGYDERPIRVTFRPADPKWKIATQLAPVAGSATTFWAPHLQYLLDSPTELSDHHLREWTITSGGRTQTIRLAVHSADSPETIDAYAEKAKKVVAEQIRIFGTAPEFDFGTYTFIADYVPQISGDGMEHRNSTIISQPRTLEAGKFAQLGTLSHEFIHAWNVERLRPAELEPFDFTQADPSPSLWFAEGFTQYYGPLAILRAKEATLDATLVGLAATLDHIVNNPGRRYGSPQEMSLRAPFVDAATSIDPVNERIFTSYYPYGAVIALALDLTLRQRFGNDLDAYMRHLWKRHGEAQRNFAPVKPYTTADLEAGLAELTRDPGFAKRFFDAHIRSSDLPDFAPLLAQAGLVLRPADANKAWIGAANITGGGDDPVRLGEIPVPGSPLYAAGLDRGDTIVAVDGKPIASLADWRAALSAMKPGQPMAIAYATRTGPGSATITPVADPKLTIVTLEKAGGSPSAAQLAFRRAWLGTD, from the coding sequence GTGCTGGACACTCCCGGCCCGCTCGGCCACCTTCCGGCGATGAACCTGACCTCGACCGCGCGCCTGTTCGCGCTCGCCACCCCGCTCCTCCTCGCCACCACCGCGCTCGCACAGCAGGCCAAGGACCCCGGCCCGAACGCCCCGGTTTCCTACGAGCTGAGCTTCGACAACGCCGCGCATCGCGAGGCGCGGATTGCGGTGACCTATCGCCAGCTCAAGCCCGGCGCGGTCGAGTTCCGCATGGCGCGCTCCTCCCCCGGTCGCTACGCGATCCATGAATTCGCCAAGAACGTCTATTCGGTCTCGGCAAAGGACGGCGCGGGCCGCGAGCTGAAGATCGATCGCAGCGATCCCTATAGCTGGCGGGTCAGCGGCCATGATGGCACGGTCACCTTCGCCTACACTCTCTATGGCGACCGCGGCGACGGCACCTACAGCCAGATCGACCAGACCCACGCGCATCTCAACATGCCCGCGACGCTGATCTGGGCGAAGGGTTATGACGAGCGCCCGATCCGCGTCACCTTCCGCCCTGCCGACCCGAAGTGGAAGATCGCGACCCAACTTGCGCCTGTGGCCGGCAGCGCGACCACCTTCTGGGCGCCGCACCTCCAGTATCTGCTCGACAGCCCGACCGAGCTGTCCGACCATCACCTGCGCGAATGGACGATCACTTCAGGCGGCAGGACCCAGACGATCCGCCTCGCCGTGCACAGCGCCGACTCGCCCGAAACAATCGACGCCTATGCCGAAAAGGCGAAGAAAGTCGTCGCCGAACAGATCCGCATCTTCGGCACCGCGCCCGAATTCGACTTCGGCACCTACACCTTCATCGCCGATTATGTGCCGCAGATCAGCGGCGACGGGATGGAGCACCGCAACTCCACCATCATCAGCCAGCCGCGGACATTGGAGGCGGGCAAGTTCGCGCAGCTCGGCACGCTCAGCCACGAATTCATCCACGCCTGGAATGTCGAGCGGCTGCGTCCAGCGGAGCTGGAACCGTTCGACTTCACTCAGGCGGACCCCAGCCCGTCCTTGTGGTTCGCGGAAGGCTTCACCCAATATTACGGCCCGCTGGCGATCCTGCGCGCGAAAGAGGCCACGCTGGACGCGACGCTCGTCGGCCTCGCCGCCACGCTCGACCATATCGTCAACAATCCCGGTCGCCGCTACGGATCGCCGCAGGAGATGAGCCTGCGCGCACCGTTCGTCGACGCCGCGACCTCGATCGACCCCGTGAACGAGCGGATCTTCACCTCCTACTACCCCTATGGCGCGGTGATCGCGCTCGCGCTCGACCTCACCCTGCGCCAGCGCTTCGGCAACGATCTCGACGCCTATATGCGCCACCTGTGGAAGCGACATGGCGAAGCGCAGCGCAACTTCGCGCCGGTCAAACCCTATACGACCGCCGATCTTGAAGCCGGGCTTGCCGAACTCACCCGTGACCCCGGTTTCGCGAAGCGGTTCTTCGACGCGCATATCCGCAGCAGCGACCTGCCCGATTTCGCGCCTTTGCTCGCCCAGGCCGGGCTGGTGCTGCGCCCGGCCGACGCGAACAAGGCGTGGATCGGCGCGGCCAACATCACCGGCGGCGGCGATGACCCCGTCCGCCTCGGTGAAATTCCGGTCCCGGGCAGCCCGCTCTATGCCGCCGGGCTCGATCGCGGCGACACGATCGTGGCGGTCGATGGCAAGCCGATCGCGAGCCTCGCCGACTGGCGGGCCGCCCTGAGCGCGATGAAGCCGGGTCAGCCGATGGCCATCGCCTATGCCACCCGGACCGGACCCGGCAGCGCGACGATCACCCCGGTCGCCGATCCGAAGCTGACCATCGTCACGCTCGAAAAGGCGGGTGGCTCGCCGAGCGCGGCCCAGCTCGCCTTTCGCCGCGCCTGGCTCGGGACCGACTGA
- the miaB gene encoding tRNA (N6-isopentenyl adenosine(37)-C2)-methylthiotransferase MiaB yields MSATPKTYHVKSFGCQMNVYDGERMAELMAAQGMTAAADADSADLIVLNTCHIREKATEKVYSDIGRVRKNARLADRAAPMIAVAGCVAQAEGEEIAHRAKVDIVVGPQAYHNLPDLVRQASAQGRAIDTDMPAIAKFGALPARRKTGPTAFLTVQEGCDKFCTYCVVPYTRGAEVSRPFAAIVDEAKSLVDAGAREITLLGQNVNAWDDDAGTGLHGLIAALDRIDGLARIRYTTSHPNDMKEGLIRAHAEVEKLMPFLHLPVQAGNDRILKAMNRSHSRDSYLRILDRVRAARPDIALSGDFIVGFPGESEEEFRDTLSLVDAVGYAQCFSFKYSPRPGTPAAEMGGAVPEEVMDDRLQRLQAALNRDQAAFNAASVGKTCDVLVERKGKLPGQMLGKSPWLQSVHLMTDAAIGDLVTVRLESAGPNSLAGTVV; encoded by the coding sequence ATGAGCGCCACCCCCAAGACCTATCACGTCAAATCCTTCGGCTGTCAGATGAACGTCTATGACGGCGAGCGCATGGCCGAGCTGATGGCGGCACAGGGCATGACCGCTGCCGCCGACGCCGACAGCGCCGACCTGATCGTCCTCAACACCTGCCACATCCGCGAAAAGGCGACCGAGAAGGTCTATTCGGACATTGGCCGCGTGCGGAAGAATGCGCGCCTTGCCGATCGCGCCGCGCCAATGATCGCCGTCGCTGGCTGCGTTGCGCAGGCGGAGGGGGAAGAGATCGCCCACCGCGCCAAGGTCGATATCGTGGTCGGGCCCCAGGCCTATCACAACCTTCCCGATCTGGTGCGCCAGGCCTCGGCGCAGGGCCGCGCGATCGACACCGACATGCCCGCCATCGCCAAGTTCGGCGCGCTCCCCGCCCGGCGCAAGACCGGGCCGACGGCGTTCCTGACGGTGCAGGAAGGGTGCGACAAATTCTGCACCTATTGCGTCGTCCCCTATACGCGCGGCGCCGAGGTCAGCCGACCGTTCGCGGCGATCGTCGATGAGGCCAAGTCGCTGGTGGATGCCGGCGCGCGGGAGATCACGCTGCTCGGCCAGAACGTCAATGCATGGGACGATGACGCCGGCACCGGCCTGCACGGCCTGATCGCCGCGCTCGACAGGATCGATGGACTGGCGCGTATCCGCTACACCACCAGCCACCCCAACGACATGAAGGAAGGCCTGATCCGCGCGCATGCGGAGGTCGAGAAGCTGATGCCCTTCCTCCATCTGCCGGTGCAGGCGGGCAATGACCGCATCCTGAAAGCGATGAACCGCAGCCACAGCCGCGATTCGTACCTGCGCATCCTCGACCGCGTCCGCGCGGCGCGACCCGATATCGCGCTGTCGGGCGACTTCATCGTCGGCTTCCCCGGCGAAAGTGAGGAAGAGTTCCGCGATACACTCAGCCTCGTCGATGCGGTCGGCTATGCCCAGTGCTTCAGCTTCAAATACTCCCCCCGCCCCGGCACCCCGGCGGCGGAGATGGGCGGCGCAGTTCCGGAAGAAGTGATGGACGACCGCCTCCAGCGCCTGCAGGCCGCGCTCAACCGCGATCAGGCCGCGTTCAACGCCGCCAGCGTCGGCAAGACCTGTGACGTGCTGGTCGAACGCAAGGGCAAGCTGCCCGGCCAGATGCTGGGCAAGTCGCCCTGGCTGCAATCGGTGCATCTGATGACCGACGCCGCGATCGGCGATCTGGTGACGGTGCGACTCGAGAGTGCGGGACCGAACTCGCTGGCGGGGACGGTCGTCTGA
- the hisS gene encoding histidine--tRNA ligase, producing the protein MARIETPRRVRGTQDIFGDEQRRFARVVEAFEHVRRLYCFQQVQVPVFESTAVFARSMGETSDVVSKEMYTFPDRGDDLLTLRPEFTAGICRAYITEGWQQYAPLKLTTHGPVFRYERPQKGRYRQFHQIDAEIIGAAEPQADVELLTMADQLLKELGISEGVTLQLNTLGDAETREAWRAALVAHFEAHREELSEDSLTRLEKNPMRILDSKDPRDRPIADSAPDIDAYLTDEARAFFDAVTSGLDAAGVAWTRNARLVRGLDYYRHTAFEFVTDRLGAQGTVLAGGRYDGLIGNLGGPETPGVGWAAGIERLGMLLEPPMGEQIEVAIVAEKNAVNDVAIRATATLRRHGVRTEIFLSGSERKRFPKAKAAEPLLIISIDQAVSPPDGHSLARLSFTSPDTGDLQRRVDGALRTGYRFDDPAGLLAGGTRSMYEIGNG; encoded by the coding sequence ATGGCACGGATAGAAACCCCCAGACGCGTGCGTGGCACGCAGGACATCTTTGGCGACGAACAGCGCCGCTTCGCCCGCGTGGTCGAGGCGTTCGAACATGTGCGGCGGCTCTATTGCTTCCAGCAGGTCCAGGTGCCGGTGTTCGAATCCACCGCGGTGTTCGCCCGCTCGATGGGCGAGACGTCGGACGTGGTGTCGAAGGAGATGTACACCTTCCCCGATCGCGGCGACGATCTGCTGACGCTGCGGCCCGAATTCACGGCGGGGATTTGCCGGGCGTATATCACCGAGGGGTGGCAGCAATATGCCCCGCTCAAGCTGACCACGCACGGGCCCGTGTTTCGCTATGAGCGGCCGCAAAAGGGGCGCTATCGCCAGTTCCACCAGATCGACGCCGAGATCATCGGCGCGGCGGAGCCGCAGGCCGATGTCGAGCTGCTGACCATGGCCGACCAGCTGCTCAAGGAGCTGGGGATATCCGAGGGCGTGACGCTGCAGCTCAATACGCTGGGCGATGCGGAGACGCGCGAGGCATGGCGCGCGGCGCTGGTCGCGCATTTCGAGGCGCACCGTGAGGAGTTGAGCGAGGACAGCCTGACGCGGCTCGAGAAGAATCCGATGCGGATTCTGGATTCGAAGGACCCGCGCGACCGGCCGATTGCGGATTCGGCGCCGGATATCGATGCCTATCTGACCGATGAAGCGCGCGCGTTCTTCGACGCAGTGACCAGCGGGCTGGACGCGGCGGGCGTGGCGTGGACGCGCAACGCGCGGCTGGTGCGCGGGCTCGACTATTACCGCCACACCGCGTTCGAGTTCGTCACCGACCGCCTGGGCGCGCAGGGCACGGTGCTGGCCGGCGGGCGCTATGACGGGCTGATCGGCAATCTGGGCGGGCCGGAGACGCCTGGCGTGGGCTGGGCCGCGGGGATCGAGCGGTTGGGGATGTTGCTGGAGCCTCCAATGGGCGAGCAGATTGAGGTAGCTATCGTCGCTGAAAAGAACGCGGTGAACGATGTTGCTATTCGCGCGACAGCGACCCTGCGCCGTCATGGAGTTCGCACCGAAATTTTTCTCTCGGGTAGTGAGCGCAAGCGTTTCCCCAAAGCCAAGGCGGCGGAACCCCTACTTATCATTTCGATTGATCAGGCTGTATCGCCGCCTGACGGTCACTCACTGGCTCGACTTTCGTTCACCTCGCCCGACACCGGCGATCTTCAGCGACGGGTCGATGGCGCCTTGCGGACGGGGTATCGCTTTGACGACCCAGCTGGGTTGCTCGCTGGTGGGACGCGATCGATGTATGAGATCGGCAACGGATGA
- the prfA gene encoding peptide chain release factor 1, protein MTRISPERIAQIEARRDELSAMMATGDLPSDKFVAVSKEYAELEPVAAAAGEVRRLRAEAVSLAAMTREADAELRAMAAEELRANEAALAQADHALALALLPRDAADERAAMLEIRAGTGGDEAGLFAGDLLRMYTRYAERQGWKVELISASTSEAGGYKEVVASVAGKGVFARFKFESGVHRVQRVPVTESGGRIHTSAATVAVLPEAEEVDVEIRNEDLRIDIYRASGAGGQHVNTTDSAVRLTHIPTGLVVIQQDQRSQHKNRDKAMQVLRTRLYELERERLATERSGARKSMVGSGDRSERIRTYNFPQGRVTDHRINLTLHRLPEILEGEMDELIGALVAEDEAERLAALDS, encoded by the coding sequence ATGACCCGCATCTCCCCCGAGCGGATCGCGCAGATCGAGGCGCGGCGGGATGAGCTGTCGGCGATGATGGCGACCGGCGACCTGCCGTCGGACAAGTTCGTCGCGGTTTCCAAGGAATACGCCGAGCTGGAGCCGGTCGCGGCGGCGGCGGGCGAGGTGCGGCGGCTGCGCGCCGAGGCGGTGAGCCTGGCGGCGATGACGCGCGAGGCGGATGCCGAGCTGCGCGCGATGGCGGCCGAGGAATTGCGCGCGAACGAGGCGGCGCTGGCGCAGGCCGATCACGCCCTCGCGCTGGCGCTGTTGCCGCGCGATGCGGCGGACGAGCGCGCGGCGATGCTCGAAATCCGCGCCGGGACCGGCGGGGACGAGGCGGGGCTGTTCGCGGGTGATCTGCTGCGCATGTACACCCGCTATGCCGAGCGGCAGGGGTGGAAGGTCGAGTTGATCTCCGCCAGCACCTCCGAAGCCGGGGGCTATAAGGAAGTCGTCGCCAGCGTCGCGGGCAAGGGCGTGTTCGCCAGATTTAAGTTCGAAAGCGGCGTGCACCGCGTCCAGCGCGTGCCAGTGACCGAGAGCGGCGGGCGCATCCACACCAGCGCCGCGACCGTCGCGGTGCTGCCCGAGGCCGAAGAGGTCGATGTCGAGATCCGCAACGAGGACCTGCGCATCGACATCTATCGCGCGTCCGGCGCGGGCGGGCAGCACGTGAATACCACCGATTCGGCGGTGCGACTGACGCATATCCCGACGGGGCTTGTGGTGATCCAGCAAGATCAAAGGTCGCAGCACAAGAATCGCGACAAGGCGATGCAGGTGCTCCGCACGCGGCTCTATGAGCTGGAGCGCGAGCGGCTGGCGACCGAGCGCTCGGGCGCGCGCAAGTCGATGGTCGGATCGGGCGACCGGTCGGAGCGGATTCGCACCTACAACTTCCCGCAGGGGCGGGTGACCGATCACCGCATCAACCTGACGCTGCACCGCCTGCCCGAAATCCTGGAGGGCGAGATGGACGAACTGATCGGCGCGCTGGTTGCCGAGGATGAGGCGGAGCGGCTGGCGGCACTCGACTCATGA
- the prmC gene encoding peptide chain release factor N(5)-glutamine methyltransferase — MVTGPPPTPPASGRGVRAAIADAAARIASATSRLDAELLMAHALGVSHQDLLLKHLGDPEPDGFAGLVERRLGHEPVAYITGSRGFWTVEIGVGPGVLVPRADSETLIEAAVAHFAGTSGPKRVLDLGTGPGTLLLAALAEWPEAHGLGIDASERALQYAQDNAIDLGMDERARFKLGDWSEGLAGQFDLILCNPPYIGTAEELGPEVRDHEPPAALFAGADGLDDYRRIVPDLPRLLAPGGIAVIEIGWTQADPVSALMRAAGLDPILHHDLGGRPRAVAAKMPRS, encoded by the coding sequence ATGGTGACAGGCCCTCCCCCGACCCCTCCCGCAAGCGGGAGGGGAGTTAGGGCGGCGATTGCCGATGCAGCTGCGCGGATTGCGTCGGCGACGTCCCGCCTCGATGCCGAGTTGTTGATGGCGCATGCCCTCGGCGTGTCGCATCAGGATTTGCTGTTGAAGCATCTGGGCGATCCCGAGCCGGACGGGTTCGCGGGGCTGGTCGAACGCCGGCTGGGCCATGAACCCGTCGCCTATATCACCGGTTCACGCGGCTTCTGGACGGTGGAGATCGGCGTCGGTCCCGGCGTCTTGGTGCCGCGCGCGGACAGCGAGACCTTGATCGAAGCGGCGGTGGCGCATTTCGCTGGAACGTCGGGGCCGAAACGGGTGCTCGACCTCGGTACCGGGCCGGGGACGTTGTTGCTGGCGGCGTTGGCTGAATGGCCCGAGGCGCACGGGTTGGGCATCGATGCCTCCGAGCGCGCGCTTCAATACGCTCAGGACAATGCGATCGATCTGGGGATGGACGAGCGAGCGCGCTTCAAGCTCGGCGACTGGAGCGAGGGTCTTGCCGGCCAGTTCGACCTGATCCTGTGCAACCCGCCTTACATCGGCACCGCCGAGGAACTGGGGCCGGAGGTACGCGACCACGAACCGCCCGCCGCGCTGTTCGCCGGAGCCGACGGCCTCGACGATTACCGCCGCATCGTCCCCGACCTCCCCCGCCTGCTCGCGCCGGGCGGAATCGCGGTGATCGAGATCGGCTGGACGCAGGCAGACCCCGTGTCGGCGCTGATGCGGGCGGCGGGGCTCGACCCCATCCTCCACCACGACCTTGGCGGACGTCCGCGCGCGGTTGCGGCAAAAATGCCGCGAAGTTGA
- a CDS encoding DUF4167 domain-containing protein — protein sequence MINNRQANNGRRRGRGGQRQQGGGNNPNSGNRIDNRARGNAAQLLEKYKNLARDAQMAGDRVNTEYYLQFADHYFRVLAETRSRFEEQNPQQRRPRDEFDGDEDEFEGEEGNRSQDGEFADEGDEQGERQARSDRDNRDNRDRGERNDRRPRRDRDGRDNREGRDRDNRNRDDRRERQPRGVEGEETPVAANEDEAPAEERRPRRGRSRRDEASSDAGHGGDIAAVLPPALGVEGEVVEVKPRRRRVKKEEGEPEAAE from the coding sequence TTGATCAACAATCGTCAGGCGAACAACGGTCGCCGTCGCGGCCGTGGTGGCCAGCGCCAGCAGGGCGGCGGCAACAACCCCAATTCGGGCAACCGCATCGACAATCGCGCACGCGGCAATGCCGCGCAGCTGCTTGAGAAATACAAGAACCTCGCGCGCGACGCCCAGATGGCGGGCGACCGGGTGAACACCGAATATTATCTCCAGTTCGCCGATCACTATTTCCGCGTGCTGGCCGAAACGCGTTCGCGCTTCGAGGAACAGAATCCGCAACAACGCCGCCCGCGCGACGAGTTCGACGGCGACGAGGACGAGTTCGAGGGCGAAGAGGGCAATCGCAGCCAGGACGGCGAGTTCGCCGATGAGGGCGACGAGCAGGGTGAGCGTCAGGCGCGCAGCGACCGCGACAATCGCGACAATCGCGACCGGGGCGAGCGCAACGACCGCCGCCCGCGCCGCGACCGCGATGGCCGCGACAATCGCGAAGGCCGCGACCGCGACAATCGGAATCGCGATGATCGCCGCGAGCGTCAGCCGCGTGGCGTGGAGGGCGAGGAAACACCGGTAGCTGCGAACGAGGACGAGGCTCCCGCCGAGGAGCGCCGCCCGCGTCGTGGCCGCTCGCGTCGTGACGAGGCGAGCAGCGATGCCGGCCATGGCGGCGACATCGCAGCCGTTCTTCCGCCCGCACTGGGCGTCGAGGGCGAGGTGGTCGAGGTCAAGCCGCGCCGCCGCCGCGTGAAGAAGGAAGAAGGCGAGCCGGAAGCCGCCGAATAA